A region from the Triticum aestivum cultivar Chinese Spring chromosome 3D, IWGSC CS RefSeq v2.1, whole genome shotgun sequence genome encodes:
- the LOC123080682 gene encoding scarecrow-like protein 3, with protein sequence MVHQDEGSSSSVTSSPLHNFSNMPLHPHPGANGAGAGATPPWMLRELRSDERGLCLIHLLLNCAAAASAGRLDAANAALEHIATLAAPDGDAMQRVAAAFAEALARRALRAWPGLCRALLLPRAGPTPAEVAVARRHFLDLCPFLRLAGAAANQAILEAMESEKIVHVIDLGGADATQWLELLHLLAARPEGPPHFRLTAVHEHKDLLSQTAMALTKEAERLDVPFQFNPVVSRLDALDVESLRVKTGEALAISSSLQLHRLLATDDDSIPAAAAAADKDRRRKSSPDSSGLLSPSTSRADAFLGALWGLSPKVMVVAEQEASHNTPGLTERFVEALNYYAALFDCLEVGAARGSVERARVERWLLGEEIKNIVACDGAERRERHERLDRWAARMEGAGFGRVPLSYYALLQARRAAQGLGCDGFKVREEKGTFFLCWQDRALFSVSAWRGRRFD encoded by the coding sequence ATGGTCCACCAGGacgaaggctcctcctcgtcggTCACCTCCTCCCCGCTGCACAACTTCTCCAACATGCCGCTCCACCCGCACCCTGGCGCGAACGGCGCCGGCGCAGGCGCCACGCCGCCCTGGATGCTCCGGGAGCTCCGCTCCGACGAGCGCGGCCTCTGCCTCATCCACCTCCTGCTCAACTGCGCCGCCGCGGCCTCGGCCGGCCGGCTCGACGCCGCCAACGCCGCGCTCGAGCACATCGCCACGCTCGCGGCGCCCGACGGggacgccatgcagcgcgtcgcCGCGGCCTTCGCGGAGGCGCTGGCCCGGCGCGCGCTCCGTGCGTGGCCCGGGCTGTGCCGCGCGCTGCTCCTGCCCCGCGCGGGCCCCACGCCCGCCGAGGTCGCCGTCGCGCGCCGACACTTCTTGGACCTCTGCCCCTTCCTCCGCCTCGCCGGCGCGGCGGCCAACCAGGCGATCCTCGAGGCCATGGAGTCGGAGAAGATCGTGCACGTCATCGACCTCGGCGGCGCCGACGCCACGCAGTGGCTCGAGCTGCTCCACCTCCTCGCCGCGCGCCCCGAGGGCCCGCCGCACTTCCGCCTCACCGCCGTGCACGAGCACAAGGACCTGCTCTCGCAGACGGCCATGGCGCTCACCAAGGAGGCGGAGCGGCTGGACGTGCCGTTCCAGTTCAACCCCGTGGTGTCCCGCCTGGACGCGCTGGACGTTGAGTCCCTCCGCGTGAAGACCGGCGAGGCGCTGGCCATCAGCTCCAGCCTGCAGCTCCACCGCCTGCTCGCCACCGACGACGACTCCATCCCCGCCGCAGCCGCGGCCGCCGACAAGGACCGGCGCAGGAAGAGCAGCCCGGACTCGTCGGGGCTGCTGTCCCCGTCGACCTCCCGGGCCGACGCGTTCCTGGGGGCGCTGTGGGGGCTGTCGCCGAAGGTGATGGTGGTGGCGGAGCAGGAGGCGAGCCACAACACGCCGGGGCTGACGGAGCGGTTCGTGGAGGCGCTCAACTACTACGCGGCGCTGTTCGACTGCCTGGAGGTGGGCGCGGCGCGCGGGTCGGTggagcgcgcgcgcgtcgagcGGTGGCTCCTGGGCGAGGAGATCAAGAACATCGTGGCCTGCGACGGCGCGGAGCGCCGCGAGCGGCACGAGCGGCTGGACCGGTGGGCGGCGCGCATGGAGGGCGCCGGCTTCGGGCGCGTGCCGCTGAGCTACTACGCGCTGCTGCAGGCCCGGCGGGCGGCGCAGGGGCTCGGGTGCGACGGCTTCAAGGTCCGCGAGGAGAAGGGCACCTTCTTCCTCTGCTGGCAGGACCGCGCCCTCTTCTCCGTCTCCGCATGGCGCGGCCGCCGCTTCGACTGA